A stretch of Halosimplex halophilum DNA encodes these proteins:
- a CDS encoding Gfo/Idh/MocA family protein, producing the protein MDDRSETLSVGLAGVGSLGIRLGRQFEELDGSELVALADVDEDSLAEAGAELSVPASSQYLDYGAMLDEEPLDAVGIATPNGLHYRQATAALDRDLHVLCEKPLATSVEDAYDLWSRAEASDRTFMVGYQRHFNPAYDLARERWALGDREPRFITGEITHDWQSYYETMEDWRMDPELSGGGHLLNVGTHVVDAILWTTGLTPTHVNAYVDFHDDDQIFDKQSSTIIEFEEGAMANVSDTGVVARTREHVHIWDEEGAVYLEGREWDDRTGTTIDADGTEHDPYSGYDRRLSKGRAFLDAVETGEAPPATALDGLKAVVVTMAAYESGRRNERLAIGEEFPFLDGVFE; encoded by the coding sequence ATGGACGACCGATCGGAGACGCTATCCGTGGGACTCGCGGGCGTCGGGAGTCTCGGCATCAGGCTCGGGCGGCAGTTCGAGGAACTGGACGGGAGCGAACTGGTCGCGCTCGCGGACGTGGACGAGGACAGCCTGGCGGAGGCCGGCGCGGAGCTGTCCGTCCCGGCCTCGTCGCAGTACCTCGACTACGGGGCGATGCTCGACGAGGAACCGCTCGACGCGGTCGGGATCGCCACGCCGAACGGCCTGCACTATCGCCAGGCCACCGCGGCGCTCGACCGCGACCTGCACGTGCTCTGCGAGAAGCCGCTGGCCACGAGCGTCGAGGACGCCTACGACCTCTGGTCGCGGGCGGAAGCGAGCGACCGCACGTTCATGGTCGGCTACCAGCGGCACTTCAACCCGGCCTACGACCTCGCGCGCGAGCGGTGGGCGCTGGGCGACCGCGAACCCCGGTTCATCACCGGCGAGATCACCCACGACTGGCAGTCCTACTACGAGACCATGGAGGACTGGCGGATGGACCCCGAGCTTTCCGGCGGCGGTCACCTCCTCAACGTCGGCACGCACGTCGTCGACGCCATCCTCTGGACGACGGGCCTGACGCCCACGCACGTCAACGCCTACGTCGACTTCCATGACGACGACCAGATATTCGACAAACAGTCCTCGACGATCATCGAGTTCGAAGAGGGCGCGATGGCGAACGTCTCGGACACGGGCGTCGTCGCCCGGACGCGCGAGCACGTCCACATCTGGGACGAGGAGGGCGCCGTCTACCTCGAAGGCCGGGAGTGGGACGACCGGACGGGCACGACCATCGACGCCGACGGCACGGAACACGACCCCTACTCAGGCTACGACCGCCGGCTGAGCAAGGGCCGGGCGTTCCTCGACGCCGTCGAGACCGGCGAGGCGCCGCCCGCGACGGCGCTCGACGGGCTGAAGGCCGTCGTCGTCACGATGGCCGCCTACGAGTCCGGCCGCCGGAACGAGCGGCTCGCCATCGGCGAGGAGTTCCCCTTCCTCGACGGCGTCTTCGAGTGA
- a CDS encoding DUF1349 domain-containing protein: MNPDRRTFIRTLGAGSIAGLAGCSALSGGDETATPGDDAEPTPDEDGTPTPTAEPTETDTATDTGGGGGGEGPTIITMEAGGADIWNTTDLGHIYYAEVSGDFDARVQVSSLENTNPHAKAGLMARASLDPTSRNVMVRKRPGFGISPQWRPEDGASTTSTTSEQGAPLSRIEGGIMENANWQRLQRVGDTLRAFGSEDGEEWTLMVELTADQIELPDTVVLGLAATSHDNANATTAKFRNLSGVEPTDNQDLGAPIVSGSVSVAQAAVVSDLGADTAPTEATLRGTLESMGGADSVDVRFEYREATAEEWSETGSTSLSGTGEFEIGVSELTPRRYYRFRAIAATGDNEFGTVSQLFSTPSGSDGSSEEGPASSSNFDPSDGFADLADWVDDDTPLVVVDEPTRESLAAATSVPGPRVVVFETSGTIDLGAENLNVRNDKCWIAGQTAPSPGVTLIRGGLWVYGDDCVVQHLRVRPGTAGQDEGWQPDAIEVADDTSGNVVDHCTGTWGVDENINVGYDTSDSTMTNCLIAEPLNDATHVKGEHGYNSIIGDRAKNVTLAGNVYALGTDRNPRLKQGTETVVVNNFVHHYSDGMWADPETNHSIVGNVFEDPQTEQPNVFGEGSVYAEDNVQRDDADVPMIGEGISQLDSEPLWPEALEAVSSSEVRSHNLDNAGARPADRTETDQRIVEAVRNGEGGVIDHQDDVGGYPELEENTRSLDAPTTGLKAWLREQAVAVEP; this comes from the coding sequence ATGAACCCTGATAGACGAACCTTTATCCGTACGCTGGGGGCCGGCTCGATCGCCGGGCTCGCGGGCTGTTCCGCGCTGTCCGGCGGGGACGAGACGGCGACGCCCGGCGACGACGCGGAGCCGACACCGGACGAGGACGGGACGCCGACGCCGACGGCGGAACCGACGGAGACAGACACCGCGACCGACACGGGCGGCGGTGGTGGGGGCGAGGGACCGACGATCATCACGATGGAGGCCGGCGGGGCGGACATCTGGAACACGACGGACCTGGGGCACATCTACTACGCCGAGGTCAGCGGCGACTTCGACGCGCGAGTGCAGGTGAGCTCGCTGGAGAACACCAACCCCCACGCGAAGGCCGGGCTGATGGCCCGGGCGTCGCTCGATCCCACGTCGCGGAACGTGATGGTCCGCAAGCGCCCCGGGTTCGGGATCTCGCCGCAGTGGCGCCCGGAGGACGGCGCCTCGACGACGAGCACGACCTCCGAACAGGGCGCGCCGCTCAGCCGCATCGAGGGGGGCATCATGGAGAACGCCAACTGGCAGCGGCTCCAGCGCGTCGGCGACACGCTCCGCGCGTTCGGCTCCGAGGACGGCGAGGAGTGGACGCTGATGGTCGAACTCACCGCCGACCAGATCGAGCTGCCCGACACGGTCGTCCTCGGGCTCGCGGCGACGAGCCACGACAACGCCAACGCGACGACCGCGAAGTTCCGTAACCTCTCGGGCGTCGAACCGACGGACAACCAGGACCTGGGCGCCCCCATCGTCTCGGGTAGCGTCTCCGTGGCCCAGGCCGCCGTCGTCTCCGACCTCGGCGCCGACACCGCGCCGACGGAAGCGACGCTTCGGGGGACCCTGGAGAGCATGGGCGGCGCCGACAGCGTCGACGTGCGCTTCGAGTACCGCGAGGCGACCGCCGAGGAGTGGTCCGAGACCGGGTCCACCTCGCTGTCCGGGACCGGCGAGTTCGAGATCGGGGTGTCGGAGCTCACGCCGCGGCGGTACTACCGGTTCCGCGCGATAGCCGCGACCGGCGACAACGAGTTCGGCACCGTCAGTCAGCTGTTCTCGACGCCCAGCGGCTCCGACGGCAGCTCCGAGGAGGGGCCGGCCAGCAGTTCGAACTTCGACCCGTCGGACGGCTTCGCCGACCTGGCCGACTGGGTCGACGACGACACCCCGCTCGTGGTCGTCGACGAACCCACCCGCGAGTCGCTGGCCGCCGCGACGAGCGTCCCCGGGCCGCGCGTCGTCGTCTTCGAGACCAGCGGCACGATCGACCTCGGCGCGGAGAACCTCAACGTCCGCAACGACAAGTGCTGGATCGCCGGCCAGACCGCGCCCTCGCCGGGCGTCACCCTGATCCGCGGCGGGCTCTGGGTCTACGGGGACGACTGCGTCGTCCAGCACCTCCGGGTCCGGCCCGGCACCGCCGGCCAGGACGAGGGCTGGCAGCCCGACGCCATCGAGGTGGCCGACGACACGAGCGGCAACGTCGTCGACCACTGTACGGGCACCTGGGGCGTCGACGAGAACATCAACGTCGGCTACGACACGAGCGACTCGACGATGACCAACTGCCTGATCGCCGAGCCGCTCAACGACGCCACCCACGTCAAGGGCGAGCACGGCTACAACTCCATCATCGGCGACCGCGCGAAGAACGTGACCCTCGCGGGCAACGTCTACGCGCTCGGCACCGACCGCAACCCCCGCCTCAAGCAGGGCACCGAGACGGTCGTCGTCAACAACTTCGTCCACCACTACAGCGACGGCATGTGGGCCGACCCCGAGACGAACCACAGCATCGTCGGCAACGTCTTCGAGGACCCCCAGACCGAGCAGCCCAACGTCTTCGGCGAGGGCAGCGTCTACGCCGAGGACAACGTCCAGCGCGACGACGCCGACGTGCCGATGATCGGCGAGGGCATCTCGCAGCTGGACTCCGAACCGCTGTGGCCGGAGGCGCTCGAAGCCGTCTCCTCCTCGGAGGTGCGCTCGCACAACCTCGACAACGCCGGCGCCCGGCCGGCCGACCGCACCGAGACCGACCAGCGGATCGTCGAGGCCGTCCGCAACGGCGAGGGCGGCGTCATCGACCACCAGGACGACGTGGGCGGCTACCCCGAGCTCGAGGAGAACACCCGCTCGCTCGACGCCCCGACGACCGGCCTGAAGGCCTGGCTGCGCGAGCAGGCCGTCGCCGTCGAGCCCTAA
- the dgoD gene encoding galactonate dehydratase, giving the protein MRITDYQLYEVPPRWQLLKLETRDGRVGWGEPYTKWHYEGTAPSATPAAVDQMMEKYVLGADPAPIEDRWQAMYRSSFYRGGPIHMSAIAGIDQALWDLKGKEFGAPVYELLGGPARERVRAYQHVRAHRDDVEDPAAAAARAAEREVAAGFRALKLVPTGGLEPIDTPASVEAAADIVGAVREAVGPDVDVAVDFHGRASKAMARQLAAALEPHDPMFVEEPVTPDHDHALPRIAESTRLPIATGERLYTRSDFRPLLEADAVDVVQPDVSNAGGITETKKIADMAETYDVSVAPHCPMGPVCTAASLQVDAAVPNALVQEQILHSTDGAFRYVDNPGIFDVREGFIDVPEGPGLGVEIDEATVAEFDGRDLSFSRPLGRRADGSVGER; this is encoded by the coding sequence ATGCGGATCACCGACTACCAACTCTACGAGGTGCCGCCGCGCTGGCAACTGTTGAAACTGGAGACGAGGGACGGGCGCGTCGGCTGGGGCGAACCGTACACCAAGTGGCACTACGAGGGGACGGCGCCCTCCGCGACGCCGGCCGCGGTCGACCAGATGATGGAGAAGTACGTCCTCGGGGCGGACCCGGCCCCCATCGAGGACCGCTGGCAGGCGATGTACCGGAGCAGCTTCTACCGCGGCGGGCCGATCCACATGAGCGCCATCGCCGGTATCGACCAGGCGCTGTGGGACCTCAAGGGCAAGGAGTTCGGCGCGCCGGTGTACGAACTCCTCGGCGGCCCGGCCCGGGAGCGCGTCCGCGCCTATCAGCACGTTCGGGCCCACCGCGACGACGTCGAGGACCCCGCGGCGGCCGCCGCTCGGGCGGCCGAACGGGAGGTCGCCGCCGGGTTCCGGGCGCTGAAGCTCGTCCCCACGGGCGGGCTCGAACCCATCGACACGCCGGCCAGCGTCGAGGCCGCCGCCGACATCGTGGGCGCCGTGCGCGAGGCCGTGGGCCCCGACGTGGATGTCGCCGTGGACTTCCACGGCCGCGCGTCGAAGGCGATGGCGCGCCAGCTCGCCGCGGCGCTGGAGCCCCACGACCCGATGTTCGTCGAGGAGCCCGTCACGCCCGACCACGACCACGCCCTGCCCCGGATCGCCGAGTCGACGCGGCTGCCCATCGCGACCGGCGAGCGCCTCTACACCCGCTCGGACTTCCGGCCGCTGCTGGAGGCCGACGCCGTCGACGTTGTCCAGCCCGACGTGTCCAACGCCGGCGGCATCACCGAGACGAAGAAGATCGCCGACATGGCCGAGACCTACGACGTGTCCGTCGCGCCCCACTGCCCGATGGGGCCGGTCTGTACGGCCGCCTCGCTCCAGGTCGACGCCGCCGTCCCCAACGCCCTGGTCCAGGAGCAGATCCTCCACTCGACCGACGGCGCCTTCCGCTACGTCGACAACCCCGGGATCTTCGACGTACGGGAGGGGTTCATCGACGTGCCGGAGGGTCCGGGCCTGGGCGTCGAGATCGACGAGGCGACCGTGGCCGAGTTCGACGGCCGGGACCTGTCCTTTTCCCGCCCGCTCGGCCGCCGCGCCGACGGGAGCGTCGGCGAGCGCTGA
- a CDS encoding glycoside hydrolase family 28 protein, translated as MTDSDGTRDVRDFGASGTGDERDTAALQSALDDCADAGGTVVVPPGEYLTGPLTVGGDTTLELQAGATLRFVRDHEAFPAREGRWEGWEQTGFHPCLLVEAAENVEITGRGTVDGQGDYWWQFYGVDDDELPESLAARLDEFHAANDKADDVSSFTLRPPLFQIDRSKNVSVSGVTLRNSPFWNTHVVYSDNVTFHDVNIENPHDAPNGDGMDIDSSRYVRVSDCYLNAGDDAICIKSGKDEEGREVGRPASQITVTNCTVEAGHGGVVIGSEMSGDVRDVTVSNCTFTDTDRGIRIKTQRGRGGVVEDLRFDTIVMRRVACPFTINGYYFMDIDSDPIPVDESTPMVRNVAYSNITARNVETAGFFAGLPEQRFENVSFSNVEIDATRPLDSTDLSPAMADGFDQRHGLFCKSIEDISFSNVRIRTAEAPALAFEETGRVSIDGLHVDPDQETPVVELRDVDETLVSGCEWAGEGPFLRVRGDDAGRLSLAGNHGDLAEGVERPDGDWV; from the coding sequence ATGACAGACAGCGACGGGACACGCGACGTGAGAGACTTCGGTGCGTCCGGCACCGGCGACGAGCGGGACACGGCCGCCCTGCAGTCCGCGCTCGACGACTGCGCCGACGCGGGCGGGACCGTCGTCGTCCCGCCCGGCGAGTACCTGACCGGACCGCTGACCGTCGGGGGCGACACGACCCTCGAACTGCAGGCGGGCGCGACGCTGCGGTTCGTCCGCGACCACGAGGCGTTCCCCGCCCGGGAGGGCCGCTGGGAGGGGTGGGAACAGACCGGCTTTCACCCCTGTCTGCTCGTCGAGGCGGCCGAGAACGTCGAGATCACCGGCCGCGGCACCGTCGACGGCCAGGGCGACTACTGGTGGCAGTTCTACGGCGTCGACGACGACGAGCTGCCGGAGTCGCTCGCGGCCCGTCTCGACGAGTTCCACGCGGCCAACGACAAGGCCGACGACGTGAGCAGCTTCACGCTCCGGCCGCCCCTGTTCCAGATCGACCGCTCGAAGAACGTCTCCGTCTCGGGGGTCACGCTCCGGAACTCGCCGTTCTGGAACACCCACGTCGTCTACTCGGACAACGTCACGTTCCACGACGTGAACATCGAGAATCCCCACGATGCCCCGAACGGCGACGGGATGGACATCGACTCCTCGCGGTACGTCCGGGTCAGCGACTGCTACCTCAACGCCGGCGACGACGCCATCTGCATCAAGTCAGGCAAGGACGAGGAGGGCCGAGAAGTGGGTCGGCCCGCCTCACAGATCACCGTGACGAACTGCACGGTCGAGGCGGGCCACGGCGGCGTCGTCATCGGCTCGGAGATGTCCGGCGACGTGCGCGACGTGACCGTCAGCAACTGCACGTTCACCGACACCGACCGCGGCATCCGCATCAAGACCCAGCGCGGCCGGGGCGGCGTCGTCGAGGACCTGCGCTTCGACACCATCGTCATGCGGCGGGTCGCCTGCCCCTTTACCATCAACGGCTACTACTTCATGGACATCGACAGCGACCCGATCCCCGTCGACGAGTCGACGCCGATGGTCCGCAACGTCGCCTACTCGAACATCACCGCCCGGAACGTCGAGACGGCGGGCTTCTTCGCCGGCCTCCCCGAGCAGCGCTTCGAGAACGTCTCCTTCTCGAACGTCGAGATCGACGCGACTCGCCCGCTGGACTCGACGGACCTCTCGCCGGCGATGGCCGACGGCTTCGACCAGCGCCACGGCCTGTTCTGCAAGTCCATCGAGGACATCTCCTTCTCGAACGTCCGGATCCGGACGGCCGAGGCGCCGGCGCTCGCCTTCGAGGAGACCGGGCGCGTCTCCATCGACGGCCTCCACGTCGACCCCGACCAGGAGACGCCCGTCGTCGAACTCCGCGACGTGGACGAGACGCTCGTGAGCGGCTGCGAGTGGGCCGGCGAGGGACCGTTCCTGCGAGTCCGCGGCGACGACGCCGGCCGACTCTCCCTCGCGGGCAACCACGGCGACCTGGCCGAGGGCGTCGAACGGCCCGACGGCGACTGGGTCTGA
- a CDS encoding pectinesterase family protein, with amino-acid sequence MPDHDYDFVVASDGNGTFETVQAAVDAVPDFRDAETRILVRAGRYEEKLVVPTSKTNVTLVGEGPEETVLTHDDYNGKENRFGEPMGTTESSSCFLFGDDFTARDLAFENSAGRVGQAVATRVDGDRAVFENCRFLGNQDTLYVHGEDSRQYYRDCYVEGTVDFVFGWATAVFDGCEVVCKGESGYVTAASTPAADDFGLVFRDCDVCGDDDAESFYLGRPWRPHARTVFLHSYLGPHVEPAGWHNWDDPDKEETAFYAEYGNDGPGYRPDDRVAWSHQLSGSEADEYTLATVFGDWDPGERLASAGE; translated from the coding sequence ATGCCCGACCACGACTACGACTTCGTCGTCGCCAGCGACGGGAACGGGACGTTCGAGACGGTACAGGCCGCGGTCGACGCCGTCCCGGACTTCCGGGACGCCGAGACGCGGATACTCGTCCGGGCGGGGCGCTACGAGGAGAAACTCGTCGTCCCGACCTCGAAGACGAACGTGACGCTCGTCGGCGAGGGCCCCGAGGAGACGGTCCTCACGCACGACGACTACAACGGCAAGGAGAACCGGTTCGGCGAGCCGATGGGGACGACCGAGTCGTCGAGCTGTTTCCTGTTCGGCGACGACTTCACCGCCCGCGACCTCGCGTTCGAGAACAGCGCGGGACGGGTCGGGCAGGCGGTCGCGACCCGCGTCGACGGCGACCGCGCCGTCTTCGAGAACTGTCGGTTCCTCGGCAATCAGGACACGCTCTACGTCCACGGCGAAGACAGCCGGCAGTACTACCGCGACTGCTACGTCGAGGGGACGGTCGACTTCGTCTTCGGCTGGGCGACGGCCGTCTTCGACGGCTGCGAGGTCGTCTGCAAGGGCGAGAGCGGCTACGTCACCGCCGCCTCGACGCCCGCCGCCGACGACTTCGGCCTCGTCTTCCGCGACTGCGACGTGTGCGGCGACGACGACGCCGAGTCGTTCTACCTCGGCCGCCCGTGGCGCCCTCACGCCCGGACGGTCTTCCTGCACTCGTATCTCGGCCCCCACGTCGAACCCGCCGGCTGGCACAACTGGGACGACCCCGACAAGGAGGAGACGGCGTTCTACGCCGAGTACGGCAACGACGGGCCGGGGTACCGGCCGGACGACCGGGTCGCGTGGTCCCACCAGCTGTCCGGGAGCGAAGCCGACGAGTACACGCTCGCGACCGTCTTCGGCGACTGGGACCCCGGGGAGCGGCTCGCGTCCGCCGGAGAGTGA